GTCGCATTTTTACTGTTTGAGCAGCCGTGTACCATGGTAACATTCTTGATGCAGGCTGCACAGTCTGTGGCAGAAATATCACCTCTGCATTGTGTAAGGCCATAAATCTTGTTAGCACCTTTACCTGCTGCGGTCGTGTAGAAGCCATTTTGGATAGGCGCATTAGCAACAAGTGAATTCTGCAGCTCGCTCAGATTGGCTTGGTATTCACTGCTATTGGTAGCATTATCAGCTTCACTACATAGCGAACCGAGATTGGAATTACTGTCAGCATGGCAAGGGCTAGATAACAGCagaaaagttgaaaatataCCGAATATTAACAATTCCATATTTTGAGTCCAGGGGAAACGAAGGGCAGAGGTCATGAACGTGATGTGTTCTCTATTTATCAAAACTATCAAATCGTTGCATTTGTGGAATGTAATCATGCTGTACTTGAAGTCAATGAAACCAGCTGTACTTGTTCATATAGCGTAAATGCATTATTATATATCGATGTGGATGAAATCATTTGCTTAAAATAAGCTCCATATGGATATGCTTagcaatataaaaattgaagtcaAACAAAACTAGCTTGTCGCTTTTGGTTGAATTAAAGCTTCTGGTCGACATCTATATATAAGGCTGAAGTTTAAAATGGATGTggatttgatctattttttatttttgctaattTTCAACCATGTTTTATAACACAGACACAAAATTGttttcatctcttttatttGAAGACAATAATCAAATGTGTCGCCTTAGAACTTAAGAAACCCCAGTTCTCTTCTTTTTGCTTTAAACATGCCTAATTAATCCATCTTGTTCTCATCCTAtttgtttgttgaatatatttaaagaaaaactaatcaCCTAAGATGAATAGATTTGAAATTGTGTCAAAACATTCaggggtaattattttttattcggttcagtttttatcaaaaaaaataacaaaaccagtttttaaaaaaaaaaaaacctaaactgaACTAGAACCAGTTCAAACCGATCAACTTCGATTCAGTTTGattatttaagaacaaaaaaccgGTTTTGCTCGATATTTTCCttgtttggctcggttttttcagttttattcgGTTTGAGTTCtattcggttcagttttttcaatttcaagcttataaaactgaaaccaaactggtcaatttttcaaaaattctaatcaatttaatttgtttctttttcatgattcggttttttcggggttttttttgtagttttcttggtttaatctgttttttagtttttctacttACCCCTGAGATTAACAtcattttctcaattaattaagATAACATGTCCTTAGATACACAATTTAGGTGTGCAATTAGGGAtttagatcttttttatttattttgatgtaacaAACCCAACCCAAACCAACCCAGaaatatcaatttttctaaACATGTATGCAAATGTATATAGATCCCTAGTGATTGAGGGTTTCTAATAACAAGCAAACAAGGGTTAAAATTAGTCTATTAAGTATGTAACATCACAGGCCGGTTGTGATTTTACACAGCAAAGATAACAACCAAAGAGTTGGTCAAGTAACTAACACTATTATTGTCCATGTTGTCTAAATCACAAGTTGACTTCTAAAATCGTATGATTTTTTGAGTctacatatatttaatttgtaaaatcggattaaaaacttgaaatcagTAAAATCGATCAAACTCAATCAAACTTGGTAAAATCAGTAAACTCAAATCGATTTTAAGAGTTTGAAAAAAGTATGAAATTATGCAATATGATAATTTGTATATTAGCATTTTCATTGTTCTAAATTTATATCTTGCAAAACTTATGCAATCTGATAATCAAATGCTTTATtttactataattattataatttttttaacaatataaattaCCTATGGATTTCATTTCCATAAAATGAATATACCTATACAATCTTACAGCTCCTTATTTAAACTATTAACATATCAATTGgtattttttctctattttagctggcaaatatatagaataaaagttgtaaattggcatacttaatttttagagtaaataatgttaaataacctattaaaatttgaagaaaactcATTTCTTGTAAATGGCAAAATAAATGAGTCgatttgtttcaaaaaatagagaaatcaatgtgaaaaaaataaatggactttttttattatttatttcacttttattttcattgtgtTGTATTGTTGATTATTACTTGACAAgaattgttaatatataattagtaacaaaaatttacttataattttatgattttacaattcgagtttataattcaaatttatattgtataatCCATATCGTgtcaaaaaagcattttttagaACTTTAATTATTGCTCTCAAATTGGATTTCTTCATCCCTTCTGAAATCAAAGAAGCAGGGAAGGTGGAGAGATTGTGAAACGTGCTATGTTCTCTAGTAGCATATTTTGCTTCCAAAAAACAACCATAGAGTTGACAGTGCAATGAATACTTTTGCTTTCAAATTGTACATTTTCACCCTTGTTGAATCTTAGATGCTATGAAATGAGCTATATATCTTCTGTAGTTGTGTTCAGATCAAACTCAAAACTATTGCAAATTATTGCATATATTCTTTGCTAGCTGTGGATAAACATGCTTGGCAATACAAAATTGAACTAAACTTGATTGCACATAGTCATCTCCCAGATTGTCAATGCTTAATTagcaatataaaaattgaagggATTTACTTCTATAATCTTTGAAGATTATACGACagatttttttggattattaaATGTACTAATCCATATGGTTTCTATTGAGTAATAGTCAATCAAATACTTAAAGATTCAGACCACGAAGGTcagataaacatttttttaagaataatatcattaaataattacCCTCCTatgttgaattaatttattaaattaaattaaattaaattataaggttCAGTAAGTGCTGAGGTCACATAACACTGTTAAATGCTTGTCAGTAAGATAGCCGAGAGGGGGATCATCGTGCATGGCCCATTGAGCTGCTAAAATAGCTGACCCAGAACTACCATCATGGCCCATAACACTGTTAAATGCTTGTCAGTGGCattttctcctttccttttgcCCTCCCTTCTCTAGTTAGGATTCCTTTaatctcaattattttattttttaatattcctTTAATCTCTAGTCCTTGgcccttttgtttttcctttccttaattttccccttttttttacaaacaaagAACAGATACATGGAGAGAAAAATATAAGAGTTTGTGCCTACATTAACAACTTCAATGgataattttatgagttttctTAACAtgatatatcaatataaaagagtttctttttaaaaaccattCTAATTAAGAACATATTtagtcatttttaatatttacactTATCTTGAGAACATCAGTGATTGAAGAACATATGTTAACACAcggaaaattgttttttttttttttttggaataagtcgATATGTTAACACACGGAAAATTGTTAATCGGGTTCTTGGTGAAGATGGTTTGTTTTTGTCAGGTTTTGATTGTTACAGCAGGTGCTTGGTCTCAAGACCTCTATTGATTTGGAATAGTCAATGACAGGTGGTAGTTTAGCTTAGCAGTTCTGTTTTGTATGGAGGCAAAGCTGCATACTATGGTTGTTGCTCTGTTCTTGTGGTTCTCTTGGTCTTTTCCTTTtcgttttgtttcttttgctaAACTAAGACGTAATGCGATttcattatttacaatttaTTATTGTTCACCCTCTCTTGTATATTTTCATTCTGGATCAGagctgtgttatttttttatgtcattaaatattttctctagattggatttttttttttttttggttaaattgaTGGTAAATTGCTTTGATTTGTTAtgaaatacaaagattaaaagataaaataccaaagtaaaaacacaagaaaactaGGTGGTAATTTCAATCAATACATTTTGTCTatttaggtttaaaaaattcacttctagttaaaaacttcattttgtttaagtttttgagtCCAAGATATAAGAAAGAGTCACTATATTctggttaaaaaaagaagattatcGATTAGCACCGATTCCAACTACATGAAAAGTCAATTTTAGTATTAATAGATTTCATTCaatgaaaaaagttttaatgatgtaaaaataatatttttaaaatttttatttctattaaaaaatacattagcaatacttaaatatttttctaaaattcaataaaactaCATATTATGCAACAAAACACATCtgcctttttttccttcttatttttagaaaaacaaagaacagtACAGGTGTGATAAGAGAGCAGAAGACACTTACTACGTGCCAATAATATTGGAAGCAACCCGTTAGTTGGTCAGTCCCGTTGTCGTAGCAACATTGCAGTGAAATATCCCAGACGAAGACGAGCCACATATTGAAATTGGCTTTAGTATTTTGTTGCAGGCTGGTGACACAGGACCATGCATTTCCTTTTCGTTGATGGTACCACCAGAAGAAGATTCATTTTGACGCACGGACGGAGAGCATGCATGatataatatcaatatatataaagagtgtATTTTAAAACCATTCTAATTAAgaacatgtttatttatttttaatatttacactATCTTGAGAATATCAGTGATCGAAGgataaaaagcaaaagaaaaaaatgtgcaTATGTTAACACACGGGAAATTGTTAATCGTGAGAGATAAAAAGAGCTAGCATCGATCACTATTAAAGAAACTAAGACGAATTGCGATTTCTATACAATTTTATTACTGTTCACCCTCTCTCGTATATTTTCATTATGGATTACAgctgtttttatatcattaaatatatttttttcaattagactTTTTAATTGATGGTCAATTGTTTCAATTTGTTATGCAACGGAAAGATTAAAAGACATgataccaaaataaaaacacaaggaAACTAGGTGTTAATTTCAAAGTTAATGCAAAAAGTAAATTTCAGTCCTCCTATTTTTCAATGGATACATTTTGTCcttttaggtttaaaaaattcacttctaatttaaaacttcattattatttttaagttcttaaatttaaaatatgagaaaGATTCTAGATatcgttgaaaaaaaaattattgattaacaTAGATTCCGgccatataaaaatcatttttgatattcatagttttcatttgatgaatagtaaaaaaaatgtcagaagtacttgaatatttttttttttaagctcaacAAAAACTTTGATGGCAGCATTGCGAGAAGAACTATCTAGTTATACCTAAATCTACACTAACACATGGAACAAAACACATTTGCCTTTTTTACTTCTTATttctagaaaaacaaagaacagtACAGATGTAATAAGAGAGCAGAAGCACTTACTAAGTGCCAATAACACTGGAAGCAACCCGTTAGTTGGTCGGTCCCATTGTCGTAGCAACATTGCAGTGAATCCCGGACGAAGACGAGCCACATATTGAAATTGGCTTTAATATTTTGTTCCAAGCTAGTGACACAGACCATGCATGCATTTCCTTTTCGTTGGTGGTAGCACCAGAAGAAGATTCATTTTAAGCACTCACGGAGAGCATGATTGGGAGAAGTATACGAGGTAgtacttttatgtttttgtctAGATACACTTTTGATAAAAGAAAGATTCCGTGGATATGAAGGTATTAAAGCATGTCTGGTCCATTTCTATGGCTGGCTGGCTGTCAAATGTAAATCCTTTCTCCTCCTTCTAGAATCCAAGAAATACAACaaacaatattttcatttaatggTTTACTTTTTTAACTGCTTCATATTAATTTGATCTTGATCAtgcttataaatttaattttgatatataaaattgattcgAGAACAtgtttaaattagaaaatttgaTCCAACCCAGAAATCCAACTATTTGATGTCAAGGTCTAGACAgcccaaaatatatttttaaaacacttttaattcACTTTTGCAAATTGAATTTGGGTCACTTTTGTACTCTACTTTTCTAGAGAAATCCGAAAAGCAATAGAGCATGCTCTGAGTTATGCTGGATTTGTTAAACTCACAACCCTTTTGGTTGCCTTTAACATGCTTTGCTTTGCttgtcagagagagagagagagagagagagagagagagagcatgcTCTAAGTATTGCTTTCACAAGTTAGAATATGCCTAGTGCATTCGTAGTCCTCGCATTCCACTTCTTTGTTATTCTTACAAGTAATGAATAAGATGGATGACCAACTACACTATatatcataatattatatttcagaaagaataatgaaataaaaaaacttaaagtaaataaaacttaaagagtaaaaaaaaccaaccacgTCAAGTAAAATGCaagtcaattatatatatatatactagattGATCGATGTGGGAAAGGGATGTgtataaaattcaaagaaaatattaacaCATATGAATCTTATGCATTACATTAATCCCACTCATGGCTACCCACTTGGGTTTTACAAATGATTGTAAATACAATTTGTTCAAACAAACTGATCAGCATATTTCTTGACGACCAAATTATATATTGAGACAAAACTTGAGAGATAATACCAacctaacatatatatatataacctaatCGAAGATTTCCGGTAGCATTTTGGCCTTATTAGAAGTGACATATAATCTATATTATCTCAATGATCATATTATTGGTGTAGGGCGCAGGGAGATGGCGATAAGATTATAACCcaga
This is a stretch of genomic DNA from Populus alba chromosome 11, ASM523922v2, whole genome shotgun sequence. It encodes these proteins:
- the LOC140956092 gene encoding cysteine-rich repeat secretory protein 55-like, with translation MDAAAAAASNGGEQIDDWLGKPEEERDEGAAGKNEKISKMGPCHADSNSNLGSLCSEADNATNSSEYQANLSELQNSLVANAPIQNGFYTTAAGKGANKIYGLTQCRGDISATDCAACIKNVTMVHGCSNSKNATLWFKWCFVRYSDRRIFGESDQSGMATYNETNFEDAKVVF